Proteins from a single region of Abyssalbus ytuae:
- the uvrB gene encoding excinuclease ABC subunit UvrB has translation MKFKIESGFKPTGDQPEAIMELVNGLESDEKYQTLLGVTGSGKTFTVANVIETVQKPTLVLAHNKTLAAQLYSEFKQFFPNNAVEYFVSYYDYYQPEAYIPVTGTYIEKDLSINEEIEKLRLSATSSLLSGRRDVLVVASVSCLYGIGNPIEFQKNVISIERDQVLPRTKFLHQLVQSLYSRTTAEFNHGNFRVKGDVVDIYPSYADQAFRIHFFGDEIEEIEAFDPIDNNRFIEKYDRLTIYPANMFVTSPDVLQSAIQHIQEDLVKQVDYFKEIGKHLEAKRLEERTNFDLEMIRELGYCSGIENYSRYLDGREPGTRPFCLLDYFPDDYLMVVDESHVTIPQVHAMYGGDRSRKENLVEYGFRLPAAMDNRPLKFEEFEALQNQVIYVSATPADYELQKSGGVFVEQVIRPTGLLDPVIEVRPSPNQIDDLVEEIQQRVEKDERVLVTTLTKRMAEELTKYLTRIAIRCRYIHSDVDTLERVEIMQDLRKGLFDVLIGVNLLREGLDLPEVSLVAILDADKEGFLRSNRSLTQTVGRAARNLNGKAIMYADKITESMQKTIDQTNYRREKQIAYNLTNNITPQALNKSLDNVLTKNSVSTYHYEKEALKAAAEPDTAYMSKPQLEKLIREKRKEMEKAAKELDFMQAAKLRDEIKVLQEKTKL, from the coding sequence ATGAAATTTAAAATAGAATCCGGATTTAAACCTACAGGCGATCAGCCGGAAGCCATCATGGAACTGGTTAACGGACTAGAGTCTGATGAAAAATATCAAACTTTGCTGGGGGTAACAGGTTCCGGTAAAACTTTTACGGTAGCTAATGTGATAGAAACTGTTCAAAAGCCTACACTGGTGCTGGCTCATAACAAAACTTTGGCAGCTCAGTTATATTCGGAGTTTAAACAGTTTTTTCCAAACAATGCCGTTGAATATTTTGTTTCTTACTATGATTATTACCAGCCGGAAGCCTATATTCCTGTTACCGGAACCTATATTGAAAAAGACCTCTCTATTAATGAAGAAATAGAAAAACTGCGTCTTAGCGCTACTTCTTCCCTCCTATCCGGGCGAAGGGATGTTCTGGTGGTGGCATCAGTATCATGTTTGTACGGTATAGGTAACCCGATAGAGTTTCAGAAAAATGTTATTTCAATAGAAAGAGACCAGGTTTTACCCCGTACAAAATTTTTACACCAGTTAGTACAAAGCTTATATTCACGTACTACAGCAGAGTTCAATCATGGTAATTTCAGGGTAAAAGGAGATGTTGTTGATATTTACCCGAGTTATGCTGATCAGGCGTTCAGAATTCACTTTTTTGGAGATGAAATTGAAGAAATTGAAGCTTTTGATCCGATTGATAATAACAGGTTCATAGAAAAATATGACAGGCTTACCATTTACCCGGCCAATATGTTTGTAACTTCCCCGGATGTATTGCAAAGTGCCATTCAACACATACAGGAGGATCTCGTGAAACAGGTAGATTATTTTAAAGAAATAGGGAAACACCTTGAAGCCAAGAGATTGGAAGAGCGTACCAATTTTGACCTGGAAATGATACGCGAACTGGGTTATTGCTCGGGAATAGAAAATTATTCAAGGTACCTGGACGGCCGAGAACCGGGAACAAGGCCTTTCTGCCTACTGGATTATTTCCCGGATGATTATTTAATGGTAGTAGATGAAAGTCACGTAACCATACCTCAGGTTCATGCCATGTACGGTGGTGACAGATCCCGCAAGGAAAACCTGGTAGAATATGGCTTCAGGTTACCTGCTGCCATGGATAACAGGCCATTAAAATTTGAAGAGTTTGAAGCCCTGCAAAACCAGGTTATTTACGTAAGTGCTACCCCTGCAGATTACGAATTGCAAAAAAGTGGGGGTGTGTTTGTTGAACAGGTAATCCGGCCCACCGGTTTATTGGATCCTGTAATTGAAGTCAGGCCAAGCCCAAATCAGATTGATGACCTGGTTGAAGAAATACAACAAAGGGTTGAGAAAGATGAAAGAGTATTAGTCACTACCCTCACCAAACGAATGGCCGAGGAACTTACTAAATATCTTACTCGTATCGCCATAAGATGTCGTTATATTCACAGTGATGTTGATACTTTGGAAAGAGTTGAAATAATGCAAGACCTTAGAAAAGGACTCTTTGATGTATTAATTGGTGTTAATCTTTTACGTGAAGGCCTGGACTTGCCCGAAGTATCTTTAGTCGCTATTCTTGATGCAGACAAAGAAGGTTTTTTAAGAAGTAACCGCTCACTTACCCAAACAGTGGGCAGGGCAGCCAGAAACTTAAACGGTAAAGCAATTATGTATGCTGATAAGATTACTGAGAGTATGCAAAAAACTATCGATCAAACTAATTACCGCAGAGAGAAACAAATAGCTTATAACCTGACCAATAATATTACCCCTCAGGCATTAAATAAAAGTCTGGATAATGTTTTAACGAAAAATTCAGTATCTACTTATCATTATGAAAAAGAAGCCCTAAAAGCTGCCGCCGAGCCGGATACTGCTTACATGTCCAAACCCCAACTGGAAAAACTCATCAGGGAAAAAAGAAAAGAAATGGAAAAAGCCGCCAAAGAACTGGATTTTATGCAAGCTGCTAAATTAAGGGATGAAATAAAAGTGTTACAGGAAAAAACTAAGCTATAA
- a CDS encoding T9SS type B sorting domain-containing protein, which yields MNLKALAGFICIIFIIPFSYSQGETSNWYFGENAGLRFNNDGTVSPVTNGQLNTREGCATISDAFGNLLFYTDGINVWNSNHQLMPNGTGLYGDPSSSQSAIIVPQPDNENMYFIFTVDTSVNLTGDPDFGFNYSVVDMTRDNNNGDVTSKNINLLHSCTEKISAVVKDCFSGSIWVMTFAANDGISEIADTFYSFEVNAAGVNTTPVKSTFSGITTEDPARTDARGYLKISPDGTKAATAHVRDGLYLYDFNVNTGRFSNQQKLIINTANNFPYGVEFSPNNQFLYVNTYNDIPVNSPGQNSSSLLQFDLFASDIEASQVILDERVDLYRGALQLGSNGKVYRALSPSYDTGSNFLGIINNPDLPGTTSDYQHNALNLGSRRSSQGLPPFIQSLFNKVDIIKSSTSTTSSILDLCIGESYTLQAENIPGATYVWMKDGTVLPNTTYSLEINNATSADSGLYEMEMTVNPGDCPTIGEAAVTVYDLPNVNNTSLTACDFLGNSDGITVFNLADADHLITNENNVTIEYYHDLNSYNNGDTPITGIDEYINSDPNQTLVAVVTNEGGCSSIANIDLIVNTAAAGTASIPHYFNCDENTDDNILSAHFDLNEIAGDFSGFNSNFYQNLDDLSYEENPLSGNLLFNHKTTIYVKLEDDDGNCMGVETFTLMVDEKPNLNIPAQENIICLNNPSLTLNASAGYDRYAWYYINQNNEETLISALQNPVINQAGNYRLEVSYIHNDLGTTRSCSDSEIITVSASDIATITGDTQINDLSSENSVIVIAQGEGDYEYSLNEDGPYQESNVFENVPPGFMTIYVRDKNGCGVSEKEIAVIGYPKFFTPNNDGMNDYWNIQGLSEIFQQNTDILIFDRFGKLITRVLPTGLGWNGTFNGKIMPATDYWFTLQLSDGRNFKGHFTLKR from the coding sequence ATGAATTTAAAGGCACTGGCAGGCTTTATCTGTATTATTTTTATTATTCCGTTTTCATATTCCCAGGGAGAAACCTCTAATTGGTATTTTGGGGAAAATGCCGGTTTAAGGTTTAATAATGACGGTACCGTAAGCCCCGTAACCAACGGGCAGTTAAATACCCGGGAAGGTTGTGCTACCATATCGGATGCCTTTGGAAACTTATTGTTTTATACTGACGGGATAAATGTATGGAACAGCAACCACCAACTTATGCCTAATGGCACAGGGTTGTATGGTGACCCGTCCAGCAGCCAGTCGGCTATAATTGTACCTCAGCCGGATAATGAGAACATGTATTTTATTTTTACCGTTGACACCTCGGTTAACCTGACAGGTGATCCTGATTTCGGATTTAACTATTCGGTAGTTGATATGACCCGGGATAATAACAACGGGGATGTAACCTCAAAAAACATAAACCTTTTACATAGTTGTACCGAGAAAATTTCAGCTGTTGTGAAAGATTGCTTTTCAGGCTCCATCTGGGTAATGACTTTTGCTGCCAATGACGGTATTTCTGAAATAGCGGATACTTTTTACAGTTTTGAAGTGAATGCTGCCGGCGTGAATACTACCCCGGTAAAAAGTACCTTTTCAGGAATTACCACTGAAGACCCTGCCAGAACGGACGCAAGGGGGTATTTAAAAATTTCTCCCGACGGAACAAAAGCCGCCACTGCCCATGTAAGGGACGGGCTTTACCTGTATGATTTTAATGTGAATACCGGACGATTTTCCAACCAGCAAAAATTAATAATAAACACGGCCAATAATTTTCCCTACGGAGTTGAGTTTTCCCCTAATAATCAATTTCTGTATGTAAATACATATAATGATATTCCTGTTAATTCCCCCGGACAAAATAGTTCTTCTCTCCTGCAGTTTGATCTGTTTGCCTCGGATATTGAAGCTTCCCAGGTAATACTGGATGAAAGGGTGGACTTATACAGAGGGGCACTCCAACTGGGAAGCAACGGTAAGGTATACAGGGCACTCTCTCCTTCGTATGATACAGGTAGCAATTTTCTTGGCATAATTAATAATCCTGACCTTCCCGGAACCACTTCAGATTATCAGCACAACGCCTTAAATTTAGGCAGCAGAAGGTCGTCACAGGGCCTTCCTCCTTTTATTCAATCTTTATTTAATAAAGTGGATATCATTAAAAGTTCTACTTCCACAACCAGCTCTATTCTGGACTTATGTATTGGAGAATCCTATACTTTACAGGCGGAAAATATACCGGGGGCAACGTATGTTTGGATGAAGGATGGAACGGTGTTACCCAACACGACTTATTCTTTGGAAATAAATAATGCAACATCTGCTGATTCGGGCTTATATGAAATGGAGATGACCGTAAACCCGGGAGATTGTCCCACCATCGGGGAAGCAGCCGTAACCGTATACGATTTACCAAATGTTAACAACACCTCTCTAACCGCCTGCGATTTTCTGGGGAACAGTGACGGTATTACTGTTTTTAATCTTGCAGATGCCGATCATCTTATTACCAACGAAAATAATGTAACCATCGAATATTATCATGACCTCAATTCCTATAATAACGGTGATACTCCCATAACCGGGATTGATGAATATATTAATTCCGATCCCAATCAAACCCTGGTGGCTGTGGTAACAAATGAAGGAGGGTGCAGCAGCATAGCTAATATTGACCTTATAGTTAATACAGCTGCTGCTGGTACAGCATCAATACCTCATTACTTTAACTGCGATGAAAATACGGATGATAATATCTTAAGTGCTCATTTTGATTTGAATGAAATTGCCGGTGATTTTTCCGGTTTCAACAGTAACTTTTATCAAAACTTAGATGATCTTTCTTATGAAGAGAATCCTCTTTCGGGAAATCTTCTTTTTAATCATAAAACAACTATTTACGTAAAGCTCGAAGATGATGACGGAAATTGCATGGGAGTTGAAACTTTTACTCTGATGGTAGATGAAAAACCCAATCTCAATATACCTGCCCAGGAAAATATAATTTGCTTAAATAATCCATCTCTAACTTTAAATGCCTCTGCCGGATATGACCGGTATGCATGGTACTATATAAACCAAAACAACGAGGAAACACTTATATCGGCACTTCAAAATCCTGTAATTAACCAGGCCGGAAATTACCGTTTGGAAGTTTCCTATATACATAATGATTTAGGGACCACAAGATCATGCAGCGATTCTGAAATAATTACAGTGTCGGCATCAGATATAGCTACTATTACAGGTGACACACAAATAAACGATCTTTCTTCTGAAAATTCGGTGATTGTTATAGCACAAGGTGAAGGTGATTATGAATATTCTTTAAACGAAGACGGACCATACCAGGAAAGTAATGTATTTGAAAATGTACCTCCGGGTTTTATGACCATTTATGTGAGGGATAAAAACGGTTGCGGTGTGTCGGAAAAAGAGATAGCCGTCATAGGATATCCTAAATTTTTCACCCCGAATAATGATGGGATGAATGATTATTGGAATATTCAGGGTTTATCTGAAATTTTTCAGCAGAATACAGATATTTTAATTTTTGACAGGTTTGGAAAACTCATTACCAGGGTTTTGCCTACCGGTTTGGGGTGGAACGGTACCTTTAATGGCAAAATAATGCCTGCCACGGATTATTGGTTTACATTACAATTAAGCGATGGCAGAAATTTTAAGGGACATTTCACACTTAAGAGATAA
- a CDS encoding ABC transporter permease — translation MLRLLEIEFIKLWNNRSSKFLIFSYFILLTSIALIAAIKFDIGPVKFHLAEQGIFNFPYIWHFNTFIAALFKMFLAIVIVSMMANEYSYKTIKQNLIDGLSKKEFILSKFLTVVGFSLISTLFIFTISLVLGLLYSDFTEASIVFSDLEFIFAYFIKLIGFFSFCLFLGILVKRSAFALGFLFVWFFIEQIVKGILIWKFFSKETTGFIAGFFPLESMWNLINQPFTRFSAVQSVANQVGEDLSYDYHVKWFEIIIVIAWTCFFIYSSYKLLKKRDL, via the coding sequence ATGTTACGACTACTTGAAATAGAATTTATAAAGCTGTGGAATAACCGGTCCAGCAAATTTTTAATATTTTCTTATTTTATACTTTTAACTTCCATCGCTCTTATTGCAGCTATTAAGTTTGATATAGGCCCTGTTAAATTTCACCTGGCCGAACAAGGTATTTTTAACTTTCCATACATATGGCATTTTAATACCTTTATTGCCGCTCTTTTTAAAATGTTCCTGGCTATTGTTATTGTATCTATGATGGCTAATGAATATAGCTACAAGACCATAAAACAAAATCTTATTGACGGTTTAAGCAAAAAAGAGTTCATTCTTTCAAAATTTTTAACCGTAGTAGGGTTTTCTTTAATTTCGACCTTGTTTATTTTTACCATATCCCTGGTTTTGGGATTGTTATATTCCGATTTTACCGAAGCAAGCATAGTTTTTTCTGACCTCGAGTTTATTTTTGCTTATTTTATAAAGCTTATAGGTTTTTTCTCTTTTTGTCTTTTTCTGGGTATCCTGGTAAAACGTTCGGCATTTGCCCTTGGTTTTTTATTTGTATGGTTTTTTATTGAACAGATTGTCAAAGGAATATTGATTTGGAAATTTTTCAGTAAAGAAACTACCGGTTTCATTGCAGGCTTTTTTCCTTTGGAATCGATGTGGAATTTAATTAATCAGCCTTTTACACGATTTTCTGCCGTACAATCTGTGGCTAACCAGGTAGGTGAAGATTTATCATATGATTACCATGTAAAATGGTTTGAAATAATCATAGTGATTGCCTGGACCTGTTTTTTTATTTATTCATCTTATAAATTATTGAAAAAACGCGATTTATAG
- a CDS encoding ABC transporter ATP-binding protein: MEPILTINNLTKKFGHLTAVKDLSFTIEKGNVYGILGPNGSGKSTTLGIVLNVVNKTHGDFFWFDGTISTHQALKRVGAIIERPNFYPYMTAVQNLKLVCKIKEVATDKINEKLELVGLLDRKDSKFRTYSLGMKQRLAIASALLNDPEILILDEPTNGLDPQGIHQIREIIKKIAAAGTTILLASHLLDEVEKVCSHVVILRKGEKLYSGRVDEMIASYGFFELKSGDDEKLTGILSKNASFGKISNENGIIKVFLKEPLEAADFNKLMFENGIVLSHLVKKKESLEEQFLTLTNHQSK, from the coding sequence TTGGAACCAATTCTGACCATTAACAATCTTACTAAAAAATTCGGACATTTAACAGCTGTTAAAGATCTTTCTTTTACTATTGAAAAAGGGAATGTATATGGTATTTTAGGCCCTAACGGAAGTGGTAAATCCACTACCCTTGGTATTGTTTTAAATGTAGTAAATAAAACCCACGGCGACTTTTTTTGGTTTGACGGCACTATCTCTACCCATCAGGCTCTTAAACGTGTGGGGGCCATTATTGAAAGGCCTAATTTTTACCCTTATATGACGGCCGTTCAAAACTTAAAACTGGTTTGTAAAATAAAAGAGGTAGCTACCGACAAAATAAACGAAAAGCTGGAACTGGTTGGCTTACTGGACAGAAAAGACAGTAAATTCCGAACCTACTCTTTAGGGATGAAACAACGTTTGGCCATTGCCTCTGCCCTTTTAAACGATCCTGAAATATTAATTTTGGACGAGCCCACCAACGGGCTTGACCCCCAGGGAATTCATCAGATAAGGGAAATAATAAAAAAGATTGCTGCGGCCGGCACTACCATTCTCCTCGCTTCACATTTACTGGACGAAGTTGAAAAAGTATGCAGCCATGTAGTTATTTTACGAAAAGGTGAAAAATTATATTCAGGCAGAGTGGATGAAATGATTGCCAGCTACGGATTTTTCGAATTAAAATCCGGTGATGATGAAAAACTAACCGGTATACTAAGTAAGAATGCTTCTTTTGGAAAAATCAGCAATGAAAACGGCATTATTAAGGTATTTTTAAAAGAACCGCTTGAAGCAGCCGACTTTAACAAACTAATGTTTGAAAACGGTATTGTACTCTCACACCTGGTTAAAAAGAAAGAAAGCCTTGAAGAACAATTCCTCACCTTAACCAATCATCAATCAAAATAA
- the bshA gene encoding N-acetyl-alpha-D-glucosaminyl L-malate synthase BshA, with protein MKIAIVCYPTFGGSGVVATELGIALANRGHEIHFITYKQPVRLAFLTGNIHFHEVHVPEYDLFHYQPYELALSSKLVDMVKLYNIELLHVHYAIPHAYAGYMAKKMLQEEGINIPMVTTLHGTDITLVGNHPFYKPAVTFSINKSDVVTSVSESLRKDTMRLFNVKREINVIPNFIDSAKYNHEFTDCQREMMANKEEKIITHISNFREVKRIPDVVKIFYKIQQQIPSKLVMVGEGPEKEYAEYLCDDLGITDKVLFLGNSTEIDKILSFSDLFLLPSETESFGLAALEAMINGVPVISSNTGGIPEVNTHGFTGYLSNVGDVDEMAKNALKILSDPEGHLKFKENARKGALKFDIEKVVPLYEAIYQKAFILV; from the coding sequence ATGAAGATAGCCATAGTATGCTACCCCACTTTTGGAGGTAGCGGAGTAGTAGCCACTGAGCTGGGGATAGCACTTGCCAACAGGGGGCATGAAATTCATTTTATTACTTACAAACAGCCGGTAAGACTGGCATTTTTAACAGGAAATATTCACTTTCATGAAGTACACGTTCCTGAATATGATCTGTTTCACTACCAGCCTTATGAACTGGCACTGTCCAGTAAGTTGGTGGACATGGTTAAACTTTATAATATAGAGCTATTGCATGTTCATTATGCAATTCCGCATGCGTATGCCGGTTATATGGCCAAAAAAATGTTACAGGAAGAAGGCATAAATATTCCTATGGTAACTACTTTACATGGTACTGATATTACCCTGGTGGGCAATCACCCGTTTTATAAGCCGGCAGTTACTTTTAGTATTAACAAATCGGATGTGGTTACCTCGGTGTCCGAAAGCCTTCGAAAAGATACCATGAGGCTTTTTAATGTAAAAAGAGAAATAAATGTAATTCCTAATTTTATAGATTCAGCTAAATACAATCATGAATTTACCGATTGCCAGAGGGAAATGATGGCAAATAAGGAAGAAAAAATTATTACCCACATAAGCAACTTCCGGGAAGTAAAAAGGATACCTGATGTAGTTAAAATATTTTATAAAATACAACAACAAATACCATCTAAACTAGTAATGGTAGGTGAAGGCCCTGAAAAAGAGTATGCCGAATATTTATGTGATGATCTGGGAATTACAGATAAAGTATTGTTTTTGGGGAATAGTACGGAAATAGACAAAATCTTAAGTTTTTCCGATTTGTTTTTACTCCCTTCCGAAACTGAAAGTTTTGGTTTGGCCGCTTTGGAAGCCATGATAAACGGGGTTCCGGTAATTTCAAGTAATACCGGGGGTATTCCGGAAGTAAATACTCATGGCTTTACCGGTTATTTAAGTAACGTGGGAGATGTAGATGAAATGGCAAAGAACGCATTAAAAATATTATCTGACCCTGAGGGACATCTAAAATTTAAAGAAAATGCACGCAAAGGAGCTTTAAAGTTTGATATAGAAAAAGTGGTTCCTTTATATGAAGCTATTTATCAGAAAGCGTTCATTTTGGTATAA
- a CDS encoding outer membrane beta-barrel family protein, protein MISPLVFGQDLSRIGKSKLLTYSGGISANSVFYEGVSNRDPFTYVLAGNINFNISGIYNIPLSFTYSNQKFTNNQPFKFNRLSLHPSYKWVTAHIGDVAMTFSPYTLSGHQFTGLGFDITPNGPFKISAMYGRFLRAAEYEADKPQSVPAFERYGYGFKTSYDFKGVATVGLIFLSAKDKENSIVNPVPAELGLNPAENAVISLETRFSLFEKAKIELEYAYSGITRDTRLSGEAPGGLLSFILKENESTFYYKALRANFTYPAGNGSVGAGYERVDPGYRTFGAYFFNNDLENITVNASQAVFNGKLNISTNAGFQRDNLDNSKSSELQRLASAVNLNYTYSEKLSLTGSYSNFQSYTNIKDQFDYINQVSGFDNLDTLNYRQISQNATLGVNYVLIKAPKKESSVNFNTTYQRSDNRQNNKTIENGLSEFYNGVLSYTLGFPQQNLNISLAGNTSYNVFGADENLTLGPTLAIGKQFFDKKLKTAFSGSYNTSFNNGEKQNNVLNFRLGGNYPFLNNHNLSLNLMSLFRSNHSGNNNDFTATLSYTYNFSNFKLHLKKRPSLTTPQKSKPDMVSFRYRDGTYSGTLPEVTSQLNNTRISTRFSDIPFYKQDELKILFELVKEQEKAGTYKEKALTFLEELYSYEDFTRVYDKSVLAVVNKLKYDMQDVDYVLEKHFVDLKAKFDSHPLAKKDMNSLSEADKKNLPEYKKLKQKINLGLERMAAHRWMEKKIYTYETETILNPPGGLLKEFKEGHKHTAFKKFEETGDIHKVELYLEIAIIDFYYKKSLNEIQPENFTLRYLKIKE, encoded by the coding sequence ATGATTTCCCCTCTTGTTTTTGGACAAGACCTGAGCCGGATAGGCAAATCAAAATTGCTTACCTATTCTGGGGGGATAAGTGCCAATTCAGTTTTTTATGAAGGAGTTTCAAATCGTGATCCTTTCACATATGTACTCGCAGGAAATATAAACTTCAATATAAGTGGTATTTATAATATCCCTTTATCTTTTACTTACTCCAATCAAAAATTTACAAATAATCAACCTTTTAAATTTAACCGGTTAAGCCTGCACCCGTCTTATAAATGGGTGACAGCTCATATTGGAGATGTAGCAATGACCTTTTCCCCTTATACGTTAAGCGGCCACCAGTTTACCGGGTTGGGGTTTGATATTACCCCAAACGGACCTTTTAAAATAAGTGCCATGTATGGAAGGTTTTTAAGGGCAGCAGAATATGAAGCTGACAAACCCCAATCTGTACCGGCTTTTGAACGTTATGGTTATGGTTTTAAAACATCCTACGATTTTAAAGGAGTGGCAACTGTGGGCCTTATTTTTTTAAGTGCAAAAGATAAAGAAAATTCTATTGTCAATCCTGTTCCTGCTGAATTAGGGTTAAACCCTGCCGAGAATGCGGTAATAAGCCTGGAAACCAGGTTTAGTTTATTTGAGAAAGCAAAAATTGAATTGGAATATGCCTATTCCGGTATTACCCGCGATACCCGTCTTAGCGGAGAGGCTCCGGGTGGGTTGCTGTCCTTTATTTTAAAAGAAAATGAAAGTACATTTTATTATAAGGCTTTACGTGCTAATTTTACATATCCTGCAGGAAATGGATCTGTTGGAGCCGGATATGAAAGAGTAGACCCCGGATACCGTACTTTTGGAGCCTACTTTTTTAATAATGACCTTGAAAATATTACAGTGAATGCCAGCCAGGCAGTATTTAACGGAAAGTTGAATATTAGTACAAATGCCGGTTTTCAAAGAGATAATCTTGATAATTCAAAATCGTCTGAACTTCAAAGACTGGCTAGTGCGGTTAATTTAAATTATACATATTCCGAAAAATTATCTTTAACAGGTTCCTACTCTAATTTTCAGTCTTATACCAATATAAAAGATCAGTTTGATTATATAAACCAGGTTTCGGGATTTGATAACCTCGATACTTTAAATTACAGGCAAATATCGCAAAATGCCACCCTGGGAGTTAACTATGTGCTTATCAAGGCCCCGAAAAAAGAAAGTTCTGTCAATTTTAATACAACCTATCAGCGTTCCGATAACCGGCAAAATAACAAAACCATAGAAAACGGACTGTCAGAGTTTTATAACGGGGTGTTATCTTATACATTGGGATTTCCCCAACAGAATCTTAATATTTCACTTGCCGGAAATACAAGTTATAATGTTTTTGGAGCTGATGAAAACCTTACATTGGGGCCTACATTAGCAATAGGAAAGCAATTTTTTGATAAAAAGTTAAAAACCGCTTTTTCCGGTTCATATAATACTTCCTTTAATAATGGTGAAAAGCAAAACAATGTTTTAAATTTCCGGTTGGGAGGCAATTACCCTTTCCTCAACAACCATAATCTGTCTTTGAACCTGATGTCGTTGTTCCGTAGTAATCACTCCGGCAACAATAACGACTTTACGGCCACATTAAGCTATACATACAATTTCAGCAATTTTAAACTTCATTTAAAAAAGCGGCCATCGTTAACCACACCGCAAAAATCCAAACCGGACATGGTAAGCTTCAGGTACAGGGATGGTACGTATAGTGGTACTTTGCCGGAAGTAACCTCACAACTGAATAATACAAGGATAAGTACCCGGTTTTCAGATATTCCTTTCTATAAACAAGATGAGTTAAAAATACTTTTTGAGTTGGTAAAAGAGCAGGAAAAGGCCGGCACCTACAAAGAAAAAGCATTAACGTTTCTTGAAGAACTGTACAGTTATGAGGACTTTACCCGCGTTTATGACAAATCTGTGCTTGCAGTGGTCAATAAACTCAAGTACGATATGCAGGATGTTGATTACGTTCTCGAAAAACATTTTGTAGACCTCAAAGCAAAATTTGACAGCCACCCCCTGGCAAAAAAAGATATGAATAGTTTGAGTGAAGCTGACAAAAAGAACCTCCCTGAATACAAAAAACTGAAACAGAAAATAAATTTAGGACTGGAAAGGATGGCAGCCCACCGGTGGATGGAGAAAAAAATATACACTTATGAGACCGAAACTATTTTAAACCCTCCTGGCGGATTATTAAAAGAATTTAAAGAAGGACATAAACATACTGCCTTTAAAAAGTTTGAAGAAACCGGGGACATTCATAAAGTAGAATTGTATTTAGAGATAGCCATTATAGACTTTTATTACAAAAAATCCCTTAACGAAATACAGCCTGAAAATTTTACGCTCAGGTATTTAAAAATTAAAGAATAG